One stretch of Meriones unguiculatus strain TT.TT164.6M chromosome 7, Bangor_MerUng_6.1, whole genome shotgun sequence DNA includes these proteins:
- the Ormdl3 gene encoding ORM1-like protein 3, translated as MNVGTAHSEVNPNTRVMNSRGIWLSYVLAIGLLHVVLLSIPFVSVPVVWTLTNLIHNLGMYIFLHTVKGTPFETPDQGKARLLTHWEQMDYGVQFTASRKFLTITPIVLYFLTSFYTKYDQVHFVLNTVSLMSVLIPKLPQLHGVRIFGINKY; from the exons ATGAATGTGGGCACGGCACACAGTGAGGTGAACCCCAACACGCGGGTGATGAACAGCCGCGGCATCTGGCTCTCATACGTGCTGGCCATCGGGCTCCTGCATGTCGTGCTGCTGAGCATCCCCTTTGTGAGCGTGCCTGTCGTCTGGACCCTCACCAACCTCATCCACAACCTG GGCATGTACATCTTCCTGCACACGGTGAAAGGGACACCCTTTGAGACTCCAGACCAGGGCAAAGCAAGGCTGCTGACCCACTGGGAGCAGATGGACTATGGCGTCCAGTTCACGGCCTCCAGGAAGTTCTTGACCATCACACCGATTGTGCT GTACTTCCTCACCAGCTTCTACACCAAGTATGACCAAGTCCATTTTGTACTCAACACTGTGTCCTTGATGAGCGTGCTCATTCCCAAGCTGCCCCAACTCCATGGAGTCCGGATTTTTGGAATCAATAAGTACTGa